The following are from one region of the Megachile rotundata isolate GNS110a chromosome 15, iyMegRotu1, whole genome shotgun sequence genome:
- the Pmm2 gene encoding phosphomannomutase, with amino-acid sequence MSKKIICLFDVDGTLTDPRQVIKPDVEKFILDTVQKEFDISVVGGSDIEKLKEQLGGGTIFDKYKYVFAENGLIAFHDGKQLPTETIQSIIGEEKLQEFINFCLKYISELHLPFKRGTFIEFRTGMINVSPVGRNCTQEERIQFYEYDIENQVRQKFIQALKKEFPDLALRYSIGGQISFDVFPIGWDKTYCLRHIQGYDEIHFFGDKTMEGGNDYEIYESDLTIGHRVSCPEDTINQLKVLMAVVKEQKDREQFSLPMQCA; translated from the exons ATGTCCAAGAAGATAATATGTTTGTTTGATGTCGATGGAACTCTCACTGATCCTAGACAG GTGATTAAGCCAGACgtggaaaaatttattttggatACTGTTCAAAAAGAATTTGATATATCTGTTGTTGGAGGATCAgatatagaaaaattgaaagaacaaCTGGGTGGAGGAACcatatttgataaatataaatatgtttttGCAGAGAATGGACTTATTGCTTTCCATGATGGTAAACAATTACCTACAGAa ACAATTCAGAGTATTATTGGAGAAGAGAAATTGCAGGAGTTCATAAACTTTTGTTTGAAGTATATATCTGAATTACATTTACCATTTAAACGTGGTACTTTTATAGAATTTAGAACAGGAATGATTAATGTGTCACCTGTGGGTCGTAATTGTACCCAAGAAGAACGTATTCAGTTTTATGAATATGACATTGAAAATCAAGTTCGTCAGAAGTTTATTCAAGCTCTTAAAAAAGAATTTCCAGATCTTGCTTTAAGATATAGTATTG GTGGTCAAATATCTTTTGATGTGTTTCCTATTGGTTGGGATAAAACATATTGTCTCAGACACATTCAAGGATATGATGAAATACATTTCTTTGGTGACAAAACAATGGAAGGTGGTAATGactatgaaatttatgaaagtgATTTGACCATTGGTCATCGTGTGAGTTGTCCAGAAGACACAATCAATCAACTTAAAGTTCTTATGGCAGTTGTTAAAGAGCAGAAAGACAGAGAGCAATTCTCTCTTCCTATGCAGTGtgcataa
- the LOC100883399 gene encoding methylglutaconyl-CoA hydratase, mitochondrial, with translation MGPLTTSARHVFHNFCTTAVKAMSTNAMLFPKDEPKEIILKYLDGKDNGIAVLGLNRPTVCNALGKTLVTQLTDAISSIKRDSKMRVLIIRSMVPKIFCAGADLRERAVMDTTGIAEFVASLRSMMNNIEALPTPVISAIDGAALGGGLELALATDIRVAASQATMGLVETKWAIIPGAGGTQRLPRIIGPAKAKELIYTARLIDGEEAMKIGLINEVVQQNKEGDAAYQAALSIAREILPNGPLGVKVAKTAISKGLQGTISDGLEIETQCYNEIVHSKDRVEGLAAFAAKRMPVYQGI, from the exons ATGGGTCCTTTAACGACAAGTGCCAGACATGTATTTCATAACTTCTGCACAACTGCTGTGAAGGCTATGTCCACAAATGCAATGTTATTTCCGAAGGATGAACCAAAAGAgataatacttaaatatttggaTGGGAAAGATAATGGCATTGCAGTCTTGGGATTGAATCGACCAACTGTATGCAATGCCCTTGGAAAAACTTTAGTTACTCAATTGACTGATGCTATTTCTTCCATCAAGAGAGATTCTAAGATGCGAGTATTGATTATTCGTAGCATGGTTCCAAAAATTTTTTGTGCTGGTGCTGATTTACGAGAAAGGGCAGTAATGGATACTACAGGAATTGCAGAATTTGTTGCAAGCTTAAGAAGTATGATGAATAATATAGAAGCTTTACCGACACCAGTGATATCTGCCATTGATGGTGCTGCATTAGGAGGAGGGTTAGAACTAGCTCTAGCCACAGATATAAGAGTTGCAGCATCACAAGCTACTATGGGTCTTGTTGAAACGAAATGGGCCATTATTCCGGGTGCTGGTGGTACACAACGACTTCCAAGAATAATTGGACCTGCTAAAGCAAAAGAACTCATTTATACTGCACGTTTAATCGATGGTGAAGAAGCCATGAAGATTGGTTTAATAAATGAAGTAGtccaacaaaataaagaagggGATGCTGCTTATCAGGCTGCTTTATCTATAGCCAGAGAAATTTTACCTAATGGACCACTTGGAGTAAA AGTGGCAAAAACAGCAATATCAAAAGGTCTTCAAGGAACTATTTCAGATGGTCTTGAAATTGAAACTCAATGTTACAATGAAATTGTTCATTCAAAAGACAGAGTTGAAGGACTTGCTGCATTTGCAGCAAAACGTATGCCTGTGTATCAGGGAATATAA